The following proteins are co-located in the bacterium genome:
- a CDS encoding outer membrane beta-barrel protein, translated as MRWQSAILMVGVAWALGASAARGEDSDQFRWYIGGRFDLFSLTHTHDFVGGEIGVNFNRYLGVELALDNWERKVGDLSELAITSITPQLRLRYPMLDDRLTPYLVAGFGPAVSQANDGRQPVTWLGGKTETHLGGTIGAGIEYFIADNIAVGWEIKQFLSDYVAYEANGRQGRTSLSSPLMGLSLRVFYPLLHPEAAAAAAAAATARLYVDLRTGGALLLDLEPFPGVSARPEQSVFGSNFTFGFGASLGADFGRYWSVELSLDNYEIKVGLPGVGDIGEYAVFPVMVQPRLRYPLFDDRLEPYVFVGLGAELGQLNDLNETGKALKPKAEDVTIIGGFGVGAEYYLLENVAIGLQTKYIISRGHQFSLPGQPTVNGDFDSLLLFGNIRILFADL; from the coding sequence ATGAGGTGGCAGTCGGCGATCCTGATGGTCGGGGTGGCCTGGGCGCTCGGGGCGTCGGCGGCCCGGGGCGAGGACAGCGACCAGTTCCGGTGGTACATCGGCGGCCGCTTCGATCTCTTCTCGCTCACCCATACGCACGACTTCGTCGGCGGCGAGATCGGGGTGAACTTCAATCGCTACCTCGGGGTCGAGCTGGCGCTCGACAACTGGGAGCGCAAGGTCGGCGATCTGAGCGAGCTGGCGATCACCAGCATCACGCCGCAGCTCCGGCTGCGCTATCCCATGCTGGACGATCGCCTCACCCCGTATCTGGTCGCCGGCTTCGGGCCGGCGGTGTCGCAGGCCAACGACGGCCGCCAACCGGTCACCTGGCTCGGCGGCAAGACCGAGACCCACCTCGGCGGCACGATCGGCGCCGGGATCGAATACTTCATCGCCGACAACATCGCGGTCGGGTGGGAAATCAAGCAGTTCCTGTCGGACTACGTCGCCTACGAGGCGAACGGACGTCAGGGCCGCACCAGTCTCTCCTCGCCGCTGATGGGGCTGAGCCTGCGCGTCTTCTACCCCCTGCTGCATCCGGAAGCGGCGGCGGCCGCGGCGGCGGCGGCGACGGCGCGCCTCTACGTCGACCTGCGCACCGGCGGCGCGCTGCTGCTCGATCTCGAGCCGTTTCCCGGCGTCTCGGCGCGGCCGGAGCAGTCGGTGTTCGGCAGCAACTTCACCTTCGGCTTCGGCGCCAGCCTGGGCGCCGACTTCGGCCGCTACTGGAGCGTCGAGCTGTCGCTCGACAACTACGAGATCAAGGTCGGCCTACCCGGGGTCGGCGACATCGGCGAGTACGCGGTGTTCCCCGTCATGGTCCAGCCGCGCCTGCGCTATCCGCTCTTCGATGATCGCCTCGAGCCGTACGTGTTCGTCGGTCTCGGCGCCGAGCTCGGGCAGCTCAACGACCTGAACGAGACCGGCAAGGCGCTCAAGCCGAAGGCCGAGGACGTGACCATCATCGGCGGCTTCGGCGTTGGCGCCGAGTACTACCTCCTGGAGAACGTCGCCATCGGCCTGCAGACCAAGTACATCATCTCGCGCGGCCATCAGTTCAGCCTGCCCGGGCAGCCGACGGTCAACGGCGACTTCGACTCGCTGCTGCTGTTCGGCAACATCCGCATTCTGTTCGCGGATCTCTGA
- a CDS encoding FAD-dependent oxidoreductase yields MRLLLVGSGHSHLFVLEALARQRVVGLDLTLVAPSPLATYSGMVPGVLNRQYPLRAAQIDVRRLAARAGGRFVAGRAAALDADARAVALADGVRHDYDVVSFDIGSQVAPIAADAGAPLVAIKPMDAALAALEAALAARPSAHAVVIGGGAAGCELALALAARLRPGGGRVTVCDPAPRPLPGLGARAAAAIQAAFAAAGIRWVGGQAATRVSPTAAHLADGSALEADLVVAAAGAVGDGLFAAAGLAVDERRFLRVDATLRCPARPEVFAAGDCATPPTPTPKSGVYAVRQGPLLAANLRAALAGGTPRPFRPQRHALALLNTADGRALLSYAGLAARGRWAWRLKDWIDRRFVARFDDRARLPLG; encoded by the coding sequence ATGCGCCTGCTGCTCGTCGGCAGCGGTCACAGCCATCTCTTCGTCCTCGAGGCCCTGGCGCGGCAGCGCGTCGTCGGCCTCGACCTGACGCTCGTCGCGCCCTCGCCGCTCGCCACCTATTCGGGGATGGTGCCGGGCGTCCTCAATCGCCAGTACCCGTTGCGCGCGGCGCAGATCGACGTCCGCCGCCTCGCCGCGCGCGCCGGCGGCCGCTTCGTCGCCGGCCGCGCCGCCGCCCTCGACGCCGACGCGCGCGCGGTCGCCCTCGCCGACGGCGTCCGTCACGACTACGACGTGGTGTCCTTCGACATCGGCTCGCAGGTGGCGCCGATCGCCGCCGACGCCGGCGCGCCGCTGGTCGCCATCAAGCCGATGGACGCGGCGCTCGCGGCCCTCGAAGCGGCGCTCGCGGCCCGCCCGTCGGCGCATGCCGTGGTGATCGGCGGCGGCGCCGCCGGCTGCGAGCTCGCCCTCGCCCTGGCGGCGCGACTGCGCCCCGGGGGCGGACGTGTGACCGTCTGCGATCCCGCGCCGCGGCCGCTCCCCGGGCTCGGCGCGCGGGCGGCGGCGGCGATCCAGGCGGCCTTCGCGGCCGCGGGCATCCGCTGGGTCGGCGGTCAGGCGGCGACCCGGGTGTCGCCCACCGCCGCCCATCTGGCCGACGGCAGCGCGCTCGAAGCCGACCTCGTGGTCGCCGCCGCCGGCGCGGTGGGCGACGGCCTCTTCGCCGCCGCCGGCCTGGCGGTCGACGAGCGCCGCTTCCTGCGCGTCGACGCGACGTTGCGCTGTCCGGCGCGCCCCGAGGTCTTCGCCGCCGGCGACTGCGCCACGCCGCCGACGCCGACGCCGAAGTCCGGCGTCTACGCCGTGCGCCAGGGACCGCTCCTCGCCGCCAACCTGCGCGCCGCGCTCGCCGGCGGCACGCCCCGACCCTTCCGCCCGCAACGACACGCCCTGGCGCTGCTCAACACCGCCGATGGCCGCGCCCTGCTCAGCTATGCCGGCCTCGCCGCGCGCGGCCGCTGGGCCTGGCGGCTGAAGGACTGGATCGACCGTCGCTTCGTCGCCCGCTTCGACGACCGCGCGCGGCTGCCCCTGGGGTGA
- a CDS encoding HAMP domain-containing histidine kinase, with translation MDDILAVLAHELRTPLQAILTWADVLRRQPLDGRLVLRAAEVVERSTRTEMRAIGDLLDLSRIAGGRLRLERHRVDMLAVVRRALDSARAAAAARPVAVIFDVPAAPCHVQGDADRLQQVVWRLLTNAIERTPANGRVEVALAIEGAQIVLRVRDDGPRIPDSLPPHVLDRLHQADRSAAQGHGGLGLGLTLARHLVELHGGALAAANAVGGGALFTVCLPASPA, from the coding sequence GTGGACGACATTCTCGCCGTGCTGGCGCACGAGCTGCGGACGCCGCTGCAGGCGATCCTCACCTGGGCCGACGTCCTGCGTCGGCAGCCGCTCGATGGCCGCCTGGTGCTGCGGGCCGCGGAGGTGGTCGAGCGCAGCACCCGCACCGAGATGCGGGCGATCGGCGATCTGCTGGACCTGTCGCGCATCGCTGGCGGACGGCTGCGGCTCGAACGCCACCGGGTCGACATGCTTGCCGTCGTCCGCCGGGCGCTCGACAGCGCGCGCGCCGCCGCGGCGGCGCGGCCCGTCGCCGTGATCTTCGACGTGCCCGCCGCGCCGTGTCACGTGCAGGGCGACGCGGACCGCCTGCAGCAGGTGGTCTGGCGCCTGCTGACGAATGCGATCGAGCGCACGCCCGCGAACGGCCGTGTCGAGGTGGCACTGGCGATCGAGGGCGCGCAGATCGTGCTGCGCGTCCGCGACGACGGCCCCCGCATCCCGGATTCGCTCCCGCCGCACGTGCTCGATCGCCTCCACCAGGCGGACCGCAGCGCCGCGCAAGGGCACGGCGGACTCGGCCTCGGACTGACCCTGGCGCGCCATCTGGTCGAGCTGCACGGCGGCGCCCTGGCGGCGGCGAACGCCGTCGGCGGCGGAGCCCTCTTCACGGTGTGCCTGCCCGCCTCACCCGCCTGA
- a CDS encoding alpha/beta fold hydrolase produces the protein MAPGRGAPAELPVGFETFHRDAFLNYQLNRAHALGFADRRELGAAARALRSFADCPPVFAALSERAEADDRLRHATSYLRLAEFFTHKRAGGGIAIYRRYRDLFDRAFGDEGARRHEIPYGRGALPAYRLPAVGGAATGTVLLHGGFDSLIEEFYAVWQRLAASGFDVIAFEGPGQGGARALGGLLFDHDWEKPVATVLDHFAIDRAALVGLSMGGYWALRAASLEPRIDRVVSWPPVYDWLHRLPAPLRPATRWMLRRRRFMNWSVRLRARLFPVLRHVVDHTLYLVDGREPVDVVDWFLGMNAAHLGSERVTQHVLLCCGEHDAFQPPALAQRQAAALRAARSLRLRVFTAAEQADRHCQMGNLDLACRVVTRWLHDPTAAAE, from the coding sequence ATGGCCCCCGGACGCGGCGCGCCGGCCGAGCTGCCGGTCGGCTTCGAGACGTTTCATCGCGATGCGTTCCTCAACTACCAGCTCAATCGCGCCCACGCCCTCGGCTTTGCCGATCGCCGCGAGCTCGGCGCCGCGGCGCGCGCGCTGCGCTCGTTCGCCGACTGTCCGCCGGTCTTCGCCGCGCTCTCGGAGCGGGCCGAGGCCGACGACCGCCTGCGGCATGCCACGAGCTATCTGCGCCTCGCCGAGTTCTTCACCCACAAGCGCGCCGGCGGAGGCATCGCCATCTATCGGCGCTACCGCGACCTCTTCGACCGCGCCTTCGGCGACGAGGGGGCGCGGCGGCACGAGATCCCCTACGGGCGCGGCGCGCTGCCCGCCTATCGGCTGCCCGCCGTCGGCGGCGCGGCAACCGGCACGGTGCTGCTGCACGGCGGGTTCGACTCGCTGATCGAGGAATTCTACGCCGTCTGGCAACGCCTGGCGGCGAGCGGATTCGACGTGATCGCCTTCGAGGGACCCGGGCAGGGTGGCGCCCGCGCCCTCGGCGGGCTGCTGTTCGACCACGACTGGGAGAAACCCGTGGCGACGGTGCTCGACCACTTCGCGATCGATCGCGCCGCCCTCGTCGGCCTGTCGATGGGAGGGTACTGGGCCCTGCGCGCCGCGAGCCTGGAGCCGCGCATCGACCGCGTCGTCAGTTGGCCGCCGGTGTACGACTGGCTGCACCGCTTGCCCGCGCCGCTGCGCCCTGCCACGCGCTGGATGCTGCGCCGACGCCGCTTCATGAACTGGAGCGTGCGCCTGCGCGCCCGCCTGTTCCCCGTCCTCCGCCACGTCGTCGACCACACGCTGTACCTGGTCGACGGCCGCGAGCCGGTCGACGTCGTCGACTGGTTCCTGGGCATGAACGCCGCTCACCTCGGCAGCGAGCGGGTCACGCAGCACGTGCTGCTGTGCTGCGGCGAGCACGACGCCTTCCAGCCCCCCGCGCTCGCCCAGCGCCAGGCCGCCGCCCTCCGCGCCGCGCGCTCGCTCCGGCTCCGCGTCTTCACCGCCGCCGAACAGGCCGACCGCCATTGCCAGATGGGCAACCTCGACCTCGCCTGCCGGGTGGTGACGCGATGGCTGCACGACCCCACCGCGGCGGCGGAGTGA
- a CDS encoding DUF1214 domain-containing protein, with protein sequence MSDLAPRSRAAFDALLDLLREIGASHFSLARGVIDETTAAEGYRFLLHLLAAGAEHHVDGDPERPLFTRIVSPSRKVLGDNPDALYYWTRIDGRRAYRVRGALDGAVYTSFTVHGVDPAGGSMERVISDVNDRELAIAADGTYELTIAPEPHPGNWIRSEPDATAVITRHYFERPLSIAADPTAGVRLRIEPLAPPPPPPPLTDATLAARLEALARYVRGNTLGMPAPGEGPAYPFVSRVPNVLPKPASFRAAGVATVGAVDIHYAMAPYLLQPDQALVMEGRLPACGFANVALWNMHMQTLEYRGHRTSLNRAQMRFRPDGSFRVVVAPRDPGEPNWIDTEGHPIGIVFWRILLPEWEPEEIRCSVIDL encoded by the coding sequence ATGAGCGATCTCGCCCCGCGCTCGCGCGCCGCCTTCGATGCCCTGCTCGATCTCCTGCGCGAGATCGGCGCCTCCCACTTCTCGCTCGCCCGCGGCGTCATCGACGAGACCACCGCCGCCGAGGGCTACCGCTTCCTCCTCCACCTGCTGGCGGCCGGCGCCGAGCACCACGTCGACGGCGATCCCGAGCGGCCGCTCTTCACCCGCATCGTCTCGCCGAGCCGCAAGGTGCTGGGCGACAACCCCGATGCGCTCTACTACTGGACGCGCATCGACGGCCGCCGCGCCTACCGGGTGCGCGGCGCGCTCGACGGCGCCGTGTACACCTCGTTCACCGTCCACGGCGTCGATCCCGCCGGCGGCAGCATGGAGCGGGTGATCAGCGACGTGAACGATCGCGAGCTGGCGATCGCCGCCGACGGCACCTACGAGCTGACCATCGCCCCCGAGCCGCATCCCGGCAACTGGATCCGCAGCGAGCCCGACGCCACCGCGGTGATCACCCGCCACTATTTCGAGCGCCCGCTCAGCATCGCCGCCGACCCGACCGCCGGCGTCCGCCTGCGCATCGAACCGCTGGCGCCGCCGCCGCCGCCGCCGCCGCTCACCGATGCGACGCTGGCGGCTCGCCTCGAGGCGCTCGCCCGCTACGTGCGCGGCAACACCCTCGGCATGCCGGCGCCCGGCGAGGGCCCGGCCTATCCCTTCGTCTCGCGGGTGCCGAACGTGCTGCCGAAGCCGGCCAGCTTCCGCGCCGCCGGCGTCGCCACCGTCGGCGCCGTCGACATCCACTACGCGATGGCGCCCTACCTGCTGCAGCCTGACCAGGCCCTGGTGATGGAGGGACGGCTGCCGGCCTGCGGCTTCGCCAACGTCGCGCTCTGGAACATGCACATGCAGACGCTGGAGTATCGCGGCCACCGCACGTCGCTGAACCGCGCCCAGATGCGGTTCCGACCCGACGGCTCGTTCCGCGTCGTCGTCGCGCCACGCGACCCGGGCGAGCCGAACTGGATCGACACCGAGGGGCACCCGATCGGCATTGTCTTCTGGCGCATCCTCCTCCCGGAATGGGAGCCGGAGGAGATCCGCTGTTCGGTGATCGACCTCTGA
- a CDS encoding ABC transporter ATP-binding protein/permease produces MASTETGIFERRFIQHLRRLTRIYWTSADRTKGAGLLALCIAGELGTVYGNVQLAQAQATVFNAVQNKEATAFLTAMQVFLAVALLVVFVSTYRIYVRNILQIRWRERLTDHFLGDWIGPRAFWQRELHHKEYDNPDQRIAEDVQTYVASALGLSLSLLSAVATLLSFSGILWRLSGEWPLRLGTHEIWIPGLMMWVAILYALAATWLTNRVGRALVSINFNRLRFEADFRYGLVRYRDHVEAVSISRGDAVERQGALGRFRNIVANWWALITAQRNLTLLTSGIGQANGVVPLLVAAPAFFAGRMTLGQLTETGIAYGQVSGALSWFVDAYQEIANWRASVERLAVFQDVLDRTREELGALQGIEFATADRPQMHLAHLALRQPDGTAIASGLEATVAAGERVAMVGTAGVLKTTLFRALAGLWPFGSGRIELPAEALPLYLPSQPYLPIGTLREAVTYPSPAEAFPDQQVRGALAAVGLESLAGRLDESEPWEQQLPAEQQLRLTIARAILHQPDWVVLDDATAGLDQETERRVYTVLRERLPKSGILSLSTRPGVAEYHGRSLSLAATALAPLEAPPA; encoded by the coding sequence GTGGCGTCGACCGAGACAGGGATCTTCGAGCGTCGCTTCATCCAGCACCTGCGGCGGTTGACGCGCATCTACTGGACGTCGGCCGACCGGACCAAGGGAGCCGGCCTGCTGGCGCTCTGCATCGCCGGCGAGCTCGGCACCGTCTACGGCAACGTGCAACTGGCACAGGCGCAGGCCACGGTGTTCAACGCCGTGCAGAACAAGGAGGCGACCGCCTTCCTCACCGCCATGCAGGTCTTCCTCGCCGTCGCCCTGCTGGTCGTGTTCGTCTCGACCTACCGCATCTACGTCCGCAACATCCTGCAGATCCGCTGGCGCGAGCGCCTCACCGATCACTTCCTCGGCGACTGGATCGGCCCGCGCGCCTTCTGGCAGCGCGAGCTGCACCACAAGGAATACGACAACCCCGACCAGCGCATCGCCGAGGACGTGCAGACGTACGTCGCCAGCGCGCTCGGCCTGTCGCTGTCGCTGCTGTCCGCGGTGGCGACGTTGCTCTCCTTCTCCGGCATCCTCTGGCGCCTGTCGGGGGAGTGGCCGCTGCGGCTGGGCACGCACGAGATCTGGATCCCCGGACTGATGATGTGGGTGGCGATCCTCTACGCCCTGGCCGCCACCTGGCTGACCAACCGCGTCGGCCGCGCCCTGGTGTCGATCAATTTCAACCGCCTGCGCTTCGAGGCCGACTTCCGGTACGGGCTGGTGCGCTACCGGGATCACGTCGAGGCGGTGTCGATCTCGCGCGGCGACGCCGTCGAGCGCCAGGGGGCGCTCGGCCGCTTCCGCAACATCGTCGCCAACTGGTGGGCGCTGATCACCGCGCAGCGGAACCTGACCCTGCTCACCAGCGGCATCGGGCAGGCGAACGGCGTCGTCCCCCTGCTGGTCGCCGCGCCCGCCTTCTTCGCCGGGCGGATGACGCTCGGCCAGCTCACCGAAACCGGCATCGCCTACGGCCAGGTGTCGGGCGCGCTGTCCTGGTTCGTCGACGCCTACCAGGAGATCGCCAACTGGCGGGCCAGCGTCGAGCGTCTGGCGGTCTTCCAGGACGTGCTCGACCGGACCCGCGAGGAGCTCGGCGCCCTGCAGGGCATCGAATTCGCGACCGCCGATCGCCCGCAGATGCACCTCGCGCACCTGGCGCTGCGCCAGCCTGATGGAACCGCCATCGCCAGCGGCCTCGAGGCCACGGTGGCGGCCGGCGAGCGCGTCGCCATGGTCGGCACCGCCGGCGTGCTCAAGACGACGCTGTTCCGCGCCCTCGCCGGCCTGTGGCCGTTCGGCAGCGGCCGCATCGAGCTGCCGGCCGAGGCGCTGCCGCTCTATCTCCCGTCGCAGCCGTACCTGCCGATCGGAACGCTGCGCGAGGCCGTCACCTACCCCTCGCCGGCCGAGGCGTTTCCGGACCAGCAGGTGCGGGGCGCGCTGGCCGCGGTCGGCCTCGAATCGCTTGCCGGTCGCCTCGACGAGAGCGAGCCGTGGGAGCAACAGCTCCCCGCCGAGCAGCAGCTCCGCCTCACCATCGCCCGCGCCATCCTCCACCAGCCCGACTGGGTCGTGCTCGACGACGCCACCGCCGGCCTCGACCAGGAGACGGAGCGGCGCGTCTACACCGTCCTGCGCGAACGATTGCCGAAGAGCGGGATCCTGTCGTTGTCGACGCGCCCCGGCGTCGCCGAATACCACGGTCGCTCGCTCTCGCTCGCCGCCACGGCCCTGGCGCCGCTCGAGGCGCCGCCGGCGTGA
- a CDS encoding SDR family oxidoreductase, producing MPDFSNQVALITGGGTGIGLACARHVAAGGGTVVLAGRRESVVRDAAAALGARADWVVCDVTSDDSVEAAVAAAVARHGALRLAVNSHGQPGVGSVLNSTAAELQLVLETNLVGTFRCVRAEARAMKAAGGGSIVNVSSIAGGLTHRWMTSYCVSKAGVNMLTACAADDLGEHRIRVNAVMPSLVPTDMAAPLVGAEESVAEYLRRMPIARLGTVDDVAALVAFLLSDQAGWITGQCVPVDGGHTIRQGPDLVPFIRQFLPEER from the coding sequence ATGCCCGACTTTTCGAACCAGGTCGCCCTGATCACCGGCGGCGGCACCGGCATCGGCCTCGCCTGCGCGCGCCACGTCGCGGCCGGCGGCGGCACGGTGGTGCTGGCGGGCCGGCGCGAGTCGGTGGTGCGCGACGCCGCCGCCGCGCTCGGAGCGCGCGCCGACTGGGTCGTCTGCGACGTCACCAGCGACGACTCCGTGGAGGCCGCCGTCGCCGCCGCGGTGGCCCGCCACGGGGCGCTGCGCCTGGCGGTCAACTCGCACGGCCAGCCGGGCGTCGGCAGCGTTCTCAACTCGACCGCCGCGGAGCTGCAGTTGGTGCTCGAGACCAACCTCGTCGGCACCTTCCGCTGCGTGCGCGCCGAGGCCAGGGCGATGAAGGCGGCGGGCGGCGGCAGCATCGTCAACGTCAGCTCGATCGCCGGCGGCCTGACCCATCGCTGGATGACCAGCTACTGCGTCTCGAAGGCGGGGGTGAACATGCTGACCGCGTGCGCCGCCGACGACCTCGGCGAGCACCGCATCCGGGTCAACGCGGTGATGCCCAGCCTGGTGCCGACCGACATGGCGGCGCCGCTGGTCGGCGCCGAGGAGAGCGTCGCCGAATACCTGCGCCGCATGCCGATCGCCCGCCTCGGCACGGTCGACGACGTCGCCGCCCTGGTGGCCTTCCTGCTCAGCGACCAGGCCGGCTGGATCACCGGCCAGTGCGTGCCGGTGGATGGCGGACACACCATCCGCCAGGGACCGGACCTGGTTCCGTTCATCCGCCAGTTCCTGCCCGAGGAGCGCTGA